In Cloacibacterium caeni, a single window of DNA contains:
- a CDS encoding efflux RND transporter permease subunit has product MEKGFAGRIAEFFINSKLTILLMIALMIIGVYSSTLIPREEEPQIIVPMADVMVGYPGASPKEVESRVVKPLEKIISNIKGVEHVHSMAMNGQAMIIVQFYVGEDTERSYVKLYDELMKNKNIFPKGVYEPMVKTRSIDDVPMLGLTLWSEKYNDYELRQMTEELSSEIKKIKDVSLIKVIGGRNRQLKVELDKDKMAELSIDALNVMQMIQANNGSSQSGSFDANDTEYLLTTGQFLSSAEDVENLVVGTSQNMPVYLKQIAKVEDGAQSPANYVSFGYGNAVENGKKFKSEYPAVTLSVSKVKGADAMKISEQILDKVEDLKKTLIPNDVHVEVTRNYGETASHKVSELLMHLGVAILAVTVLVMLAMGWRGGLVVFFSVPLTFALTLFSYYMLGYTLNRITLFALVFVVGIVVDDSIIIAENMHRHFHMKKLPFKQAAIYAINEVGNPTILATFTVIAAILPMAFVSGMMGPYMSPMPIGASIAMMLSLFVALTVTPYLGYHLLKVKDNEEHKEEQGMETSKIYKIYKKIEQPFLDSGKKRWTMMGITVVLLLISMLAFATKWVAVKMLPFDNKNEIQVVIDMPEGTTLERTASVSQEIAQYLKTVPEVVNYQSYVGSSAPITFNGLVRHYDMRGQSNTADIQVNLLHKEDRDNQSHDVAKNIRPEIQKIAKKYNANVKIVEVPPGPPVLSTIVAEIYGPDYDEQIKVANQVQNILNNTDDVVDVDWMVEAPQTEFKLVADKEKAMLNGVAPAQIVGNLTYLMGEHPIGNLYDEKSNDAVDIVMKLNDADKTSITDITDVKIKGQMGNMVPVSDLVKVQREELQKTIYRKDQKRVVYVLADMAGDLESPAYAILGMEEKLKKMQLPKGYSINELYMNQPSNEDDYTVKWDGEWQITLEVFRDLGAAFAVVIIIIYMLIVGWFQNFKTPMVMMVAIPLSLIGIVLGHWLLGAFFTATSFIGMIALAGVMVRNSVLLIDFIEIRLNEGIPMKQAIIEAGAVRTTPILLTTGAVVIGAVIILFDPIFQGLAISLVFGAIVSTLLTLIVIPLIYYMTEKKKWEKIHADEKTEYGEISSEDNL; this is encoded by the coding sequence ATGGAAAAAGGATTTGCAGGACGCATCGCCGAGTTTTTTATCAATTCAAAATTAACAATTTTGTTGATGATTGCATTGATGATTATTGGGGTGTACAGTTCCACATTAATACCAAGAGAAGAAGAGCCACAGATTATTGTTCCGATGGCAGACGTAATGGTAGGTTATCCCGGTGCTTCACCTAAAGAGGTAGAAAGCAGAGTGGTAAAACCATTAGAAAAAATCATCTCAAACATAAAAGGAGTAGAGCACGTTCATTCGATGGCAATGAACGGACAAGCCATGATTATCGTTCAGTTTTATGTAGGCGAAGATACAGAACGTTCTTACGTGAAACTCTATGACGAACTCATGAAAAATAAAAATATTTTTCCGAAAGGCGTTTATGAACCGATGGTGAAAACCCGTTCTATTGACGATGTTCCGATGTTGGGTTTAACACTTTGGAGCGAAAAATACAACGATTACGAACTTCGTCAGATGACAGAAGAATTGTCTTCTGAAATCAAGAAAATTAAAGACGTTTCTTTAATCAAAGTGATTGGAGGGAGAAACCGTCAGTTAAAAGTTGAGTTAGACAAAGATAAAATGGCGGAATTGAGCATTGACGCATTAAACGTGATGCAAATGATTCAAGCCAATAACGGAAGTTCACAATCAGGAAGTTTTGATGCTAATGATACTGAATATCTATTGACTACAGGACAGTTTTTAAGTTCTGCGGAAGATGTAGAAAATTTGGTGGTAGGAACTTCGCAAAATATGCCCGTTTACCTGAAACAAATTGCAAAAGTAGAAGATGGAGCGCAATCTCCAGCCAATTATGTGAGTTTCGGTTATGGTAATGCAGTAGAAAATGGTAAAAAATTCAAATCAGAATATCCTGCAGTTACGCTTTCGGTTTCTAAAGTGAAAGGAGCAGATGCCATGAAAATTTCTGAACAGATTTTGGATAAAGTAGAAGATTTAAAGAAAACTTTAATTCCGAATGATGTTCATGTAGAAGTCACCAGAAACTACGGAGAGACTGCTTCTCACAAAGTTTCAGAATTATTGATGCACCTTGGAGTTGCGATTTTAGCAGTAACGGTTTTGGTGATGCTGGCAATGGGTTGGAGAGGCGGATTAGTCGTGTTTTTCTCAGTTCCTTTAACCTTTGCATTGACGCTTTTCAGTTACTATATGTTGGGTTATACGCTGAACAGAATCACGCTTTTCGCTCTAGTTTTTGTAGTGGGAATTGTGGTAGACGACAGTATTATTATTGCTGAAAACATGCACCGACACTTCCACATGAAGAAATTGCCATTCAAACAAGCTGCGATTTATGCCATAAATGAAGTAGGAAACCCTACGATTTTGGCAACGTTCACCGTAATTGCCGCCATTTTACCAATGGCTTTCGTAAGCGGAATGATGGGGCCTTATATGTCTCCAATGCCAATTGGTGCTTCTATTGCGATGATGCTTTCATTATTCGTAGCGTTAACGGTTACCCCTTATTTAGGTTATCATTTATTGAAAGTAAAAGATAACGAAGAGCATAAGGAAGAACAGGGAATGGAAACCAGTAAAATCTATAAAATTTACAAAAAAATAGAGCAACCATTCTTAGACAGCGGTAAAAAACGTTGGACGATGATGGGAATTACCGTAGTGTTGTTATTGATTTCTATGTTGGCTTTCGCTACAAAATGGGTGGCAGTAAAAATGCTTCCTTTTGACAATAAAAATGAAATCCAAGTGGTGATTGATATGCCAGAAGGAACGACTTTGGAAAGAACGGCATCAGTTTCACAGGAAATTGCGCAGTACCTGAAAACGGTTCCAGAAGTGGTGAATTATCAGTCTTATGTTGGTTCATCTGCACCGATTACTTTCAATGGTCTAGTTCGTCATTATGATATGCGTGGACAAAGCAATACTGCTGATATTCAGGTGAATTTATTGCACAAAGAAGACAGAGATAATCAAAGTCACGATGTAGCAAAAAACATTCGCCCAGAAATTCAGAAAATTGCGAAAAAATACAATGCCAATGTAAAAATCGTAGAAGTACCACCTGGTCCGCCAGTTTTATCAACCATTGTTGCAGAAATTTATGGTCCTGATTACGATGAGCAAATTAAAGTAGCCAACCAAGTTCAAAATATCCTGAACAATACAGATGATGTGGTAGATGTAGATTGGATGGTTGAAGCGCCACAAACAGAATTCAAATTGGTTGCTGATAAAGAAAAAGCAATGTTGAACGGTGTTGCTCCAGCACAAATTGTAGGAAATCTTACGTATTTGATGGGTGAACATCCTATCGGAAATCTGTATGATGAAAAATCGAATGATGCGGTAGACATTGTCATGAAATTGAATGATGCAGATAAAACATCAATTACAGATATTACTGATGTAAAAATCAAAGGACAAATGGGAAATATGGTTCCTGTAAGTGATTTGGTGAAAGTTCAGCGCGAAGAATTACAGAAAACCATTTACAGAAAAGACCAAAAAAGGGTAGTGTATGTATTGGCAGATATGGCAGGAGATTTAGAAAGTCCAGCGTATGCAATTCTAGGAATGGAAGAAAAATTGAAAAAAATGCAACTTCCAAAAGGATATTCTATCAATGAATTGTACATGAATCAACCAAGCAATGAAGACGATTATACCGTAAAATGGGACGGAGAATGGCAAATTACGTTAGAAGTATTCCGTGATTTAGGAGCTGCTTTTGCCGTGGTTATCATCATTATCTACATGCTGATTGTAGGTTGGTTCCAAAATTTTAAAACACCAATGGTCATGATGGTTGCTATTCCTCTTTCTTTGATTGGGATAGTGTTAGGACACTGGTTATTAGGAGCTTTCTTCACCGCAACTTCATTCATCGGGATGATTGCTTTAGCGGGAGTCATGGTAAGAAACTCAGTATTGCTCATTGACTTTATAGAAATTCGACTCAATGAAGGAATTCCGATGAAACAAGCGATTATAGAAGCAGGAGCGGTGAGAACTACCCCAATTTTATTAACAACAGGAGCAGTAGTTATAGGAGCGGTAATCATCTTATTCGACCCTATTTTCCAAGGATTAGCCATTTCATTGGTTTTTGGAGCAATCGTTTCTACTTTATTAACACTGATTGTCATTCCGTTGATTTATTACATGACCGAAAAGAAAAAATGGGAGAAAATACACGCAGATGAAAAAACAGAATATGGCGAGATTTCTTCAGAGGATAACCTATAA
- a CDS encoding YgaP family membrane protein, producing the protein MKTRVIHGFAGTIILTSLLLGIFVHQNWFWLTGFVGANLFQNAFTNWCLLSTILEKLGLKEEKDTCCN; encoded by the coding sequence ATGAAGACAAGAGTAATACACGGGTTCGCTGGAACCATTATATTAACAAGTTTGTTACTGGGAATTTTTGTACACCAAAATTGGTTTTGGTTAACAGGTTTCGTAGGCGCTAATTTGTTTCAAAACGCTTTTACCAACTGGTGTTTATTAAGTACCATTTTAGAAAAATTGGGCTTAAAAGAAGAAAAAGACACTTGTTGTAACTAA
- the amaB gene encoding L-piperidine-6-carboxylate dehydrogenase, translated as MSKKNKDFGIEKVLKNLGIKAENKGTSTGGKWFATGKVIESYSPVDGNLIAKVTASSKKDYEKVIAEAEKAFKEFRLMPAPKRGEIVRQFGDKLRKHKEDLGKLVSYEMGKSLQEGLGEVQEMIDICDFAVGLSRQLHGLTMHSERPGHRMYEQYHPLGIVGIISAFNFPVAVWSWNTALAWICGDVCVWKPSEKTPLCGIACQNIITEVLQENNLPLGISNLVIGDSEIGDLMAKDTRVPLVSATGSTRMGKIVAQNVAARLGKSLLELGGNNAIIVTPDADIKMTVIGAVFGAVGTAGQRCTSTRRLIIHESIYDKVKDAIVAAYGQLKIGNPLDQNNHVGPLIDTDAVKMYEEALKKVKKEGGKLIVEGGVLKGKGYESGCYVKPAIAEAENHFEIVQHETFAPILYLLKYSGDVENAIEIQNGVAQGLSSAIMTNNLREAEKFLSQVGSDCGIANVNIGTSGAEIGGAFGGEKETGGGRESGSDAWKVYMRRQTNTINYTTNLPLAQGIKFDL; from the coding sequence ATGTCAAAGAAAAATAAAGATTTCGGGATTGAAAAAGTTTTAAAAAATTTAGGAATTAAAGCAGAGAATAAAGGTACTTCTACTGGAGGAAAATGGTTTGCCACAGGAAAAGTAATCGAAAGTTACTCACCAGTAGATGGAAATTTAATTGCTAAAGTCACCGCTTCTTCTAAAAAAGACTACGAAAAAGTAATCGCAGAAGCAGAAAAAGCATTCAAAGAATTTAGACTGATGCCAGCTCCAAAACGTGGAGAAATCGTAAGACAGTTTGGCGATAAACTCAGAAAACATAAAGAAGATTTAGGGAAACTCGTTTCTTATGAAATGGGAAAATCACTACAGGAAGGTTTGGGCGAAGTTCAGGAAATGATAGACATCTGCGATTTTGCCGTAGGTTTATCTCGTCAGTTGCATGGTTTAACCATGCATTCAGAACGTCCAGGTCACAGAATGTACGAACAATATCATCCTCTTGGAATTGTAGGGATTATTTCTGCTTTTAATTTTCCAGTGGCGGTTTGGTCTTGGAACACTGCATTAGCTTGGATTTGTGGAGATGTTTGCGTGTGGAAACCTTCAGAAAAAACTCCATTGTGCGGTATTGCTTGTCAAAACATCATCACCGAAGTGCTTCAAGAGAATAATCTTCCTTTAGGAATTTCAAATTTAGTCATCGGCGACTCTGAAATTGGGGATTTAATGGCAAAAGACACCAGAGTTCCTCTAGTTTCGGCAACAGGTTCTACCAGAATGGGGAAAATTGTGGCTCAAAATGTAGCAGCGAGATTAGGAAAATCTCTTCTAGAACTAGGCGGTAACAATGCGATTATCGTAACACCAGATGCAGATATTAAAATGACGGTAATTGGTGCGGTTTTCGGAGCAGTAGGAACTGCGGGTCAACGTTGTACTTCTACCAGAAGACTCATCATTCACGAAAGCATTTATGATAAAGTAAAAGATGCGATTGTAGCAGCTTACGGACAATTAAAAATAGGAAATCCTCTAGATCAGAATAATCATGTAGGTCCATTGATCGATACCGATGCAGTGAAAATGTACGAAGAGGCATTGAAAAAAGTGAAAAAAGAAGGCGGTAAACTCATTGTAGAAGGTGGAGTTTTAAAAGGAAAAGGTTACGAAAGCGGTTGCTATGTAAAACCAGCGATTGCCGAAGCAGAAAACCATTTTGAAATTGTACAGCACGAAACTTTTGCACCGATTTTATACTTGCTAAAATATTCAGGAGACGTAGAAAATGCCATCGAAATTCAAAATGGAGTAGCACAAGGTTTATCTTCTGCGATTATGACGAATAATCTTAGAGAAGCCGAAAAATTCCTTTCTCAAGTAGGTTCAGATTGCGGAATTGCCAATGTAAACATCGGTACTTCTGGTGCTGAAATTGGTGGCGCTTTCGGTGGCGAAAAAGAAACAGGAGGCGGTAGAGAATCAGGTTCAGACGCTTGGAAAGTCTACATGAGAAGACAAACCAATACCATCAATTACACCACAAACCTACCTTTAGCACAAGGAATTAAATTTGATTTGTAG
- a CDS encoding GNAT family N-acetyltransferase, with the protein MDFSIQPILESHKVRLVPLQESDFERLYQVASDPLVWEQHPNKNRFQRDIFRNFFDGALISEGAFIIIDKVSNEVAGSTRFYSYDEDENSIFIGYTFYGRKFWGGQLNPIVKKMMLDYIFQYVDLVKFHVGAENWRSRKAMEKLGAEFKGEVMVAYHCEPTKQNVEYWIKKENWK; encoded by the coding sequence ATGGATTTCAGCATACAACCCATTTTAGAAAGTCACAAAGTAAGACTGGTTCCGCTTCAGGAATCAGATTTCGAAAGATTGTATCAAGTCGCTTCAGACCCTTTGGTTTGGGAACAACATCCGAATAAAAACCGTTTTCAAAGAGATATTTTTAGAAATTTTTTTGATGGAGCCTTGATTTCCGAAGGCGCTTTTATCATCATCGATAAAGTAAGCAATGAAGTGGCTGGAAGTACCAGATTTTACAGTTATGACGAAGATGAAAACTCTATTTTCATAGGCTATACATTTTATGGTAGGAAATTTTGGGGCGGTCAGTTGAATCCTATTGTTAAAAAAATGATGTTAGACTATATTTTCCAATATGTAGATTTGGTGAAATTTCATGTAGGCGCAGAAAATTGGCGTTCCCGAAAAGCCATGGAAAAATTAGGCGCCGAATTCAAAGGAGAAGTAATGGTAGCCTATCATTGCGAACCTACCAAACAAAACGTAGAATATTGGATTAAAAAAGAAAACTGGAAATAA
- the serB gene encoding phosphoserine phosphatase SerB, with protein MTKHEIVLMSITGEDKPGLTSSLTEILSKHNATILDIGQANIHQSLSLGILFRLDPQMQGNILKDLLFKSYELGVQAKFTPIEREDYDQWVSRQGKESYVITVLGQKIEANQLAHVTKVIAEQGLNIDTIKRLTGRIPLDSEDDSQNRSCIEFSVRGTPQNVNLIHEKFVTLSGALDIDISFQKDNIYRRNRRLICFDMDSTLIKTEVIDELAERAGAGEEVRAITEAAMRGEIDFSESFKKRVSLLEGLEESVLQEIAENLPIMDGADRLMHILKKCGYKIAILSGGFTFFGKYLKKRFGVDYLYANELEIKDGKLTGKHLGDIVDGNRKAELLKFLAQVENIELDQVIAVGDGANDLPMLNIAGLGIAFHAKPKVKENARQSISSIGLDGVLYFLGFRDKHINEDF; from the coding sequence ATGACCAAACATGAAATTGTATTAATGAGTATTACCGGAGAAGACAAACCCGGGTTAACCTCATCGCTCACTGAAATTTTAAGTAAACACAATGCAACAATTCTCGATATTGGTCAGGCAAACATTCATCAATCTTTATCTTTAGGCATTTTGTTTCGTTTAGACCCACAAATGCAAGGCAATATTTTGAAAGACTTGCTTTTTAAATCTTATGAACTTGGTGTACAAGCCAAATTTACGCCCATCGAAAGAGAAGATTACGACCAATGGGTTTCCAGACAAGGCAAAGAAAGTTATGTGATTACGGTTCTTGGTCAAAAAATAGAAGCCAACCAATTAGCTCATGTCACCAAAGTCATTGCAGAGCAAGGTCTCAACATTGACACCATTAAAAGATTGACAGGAAGAATTCCGCTGGATTCTGAAGACGATAGTCAGAATAGGTCTTGTATAGAATTTTCGGTGCGTGGAACTCCTCAAAATGTGAATTTGATTCACGAAAAATTTGTAACTTTAAGTGGCGCATTAGACATTGACATTTCATTTCAAAAAGATAATATTTACCGCAGAAACAGACGATTAATCTGTTTTGACATGGATTCTACTTTAATCAAAACAGAAGTTATTGATGAATTAGCAGAAAGAGCTGGAGCTGGTGAAGAAGTAAGAGCCATCACCGAAGCAGCGATGCGCGGCGAAATAGATTTTAGCGAAAGTTTTAAAAAACGTGTTTCGCTTCTCGAAGGTTTAGAGGAATCTGTATTGCAAGAAATTGCAGAAAATCTTCCGATTATGGATGGTGCAGACCGACTGATGCATATTTTAAAGAAATGCGGTTATAAAATTGCTATTCTTTCTGGTGGATTTACCTTTTTCGGAAAATATCTTAAAAAACGTTTTGGGGTAGATTATTTATATGCCAACGAACTCGAAATAAAAGACGGAAAACTTACGGGGAAACATTTGGGAGACATTGTAGATGGAAACAGAAAAGCAGAACTTTTGAAATTTTTGGCTCAAGTAGAAAATATAGAATTGGATCAAGTAATTGCTGTAGGAGACGGCGCCAATGATTTACCGATGCTGAACATTGCAGGATTAGGAATTGCTTTTCATGCCAAACCAAAGGTTAAAGAAAATGCCAGACAATCTATCTCATCAATAGGTTTAGACGGGGTTTTATACTTTTTAGGATTTCGAGACAAACACATCAACGAAGATTTTTAG